The proteins below are encoded in one region of Tsuneonella sp. CC-YZS046:
- a CDS encoding long-chain fatty acid--CoA ligase, translating into MGANAPSSADRQADGGTVNSFAFLEKSARRRPDGLALLQGEERLTYREFRDRALAIGGNLLAMGCEPGDRVAFCLANSPRIMEVIFGCFAAGLVVVPVNARLHSREMAYIVQDSGAKILIHGPEYQDGIMAHAALFGTVARICTAPAEGTKPFAALIDPADALAAAVEAAPEDLCWLFYTSGTTGKPKGAMWNHRMVRCVIMNYLADLHNIQPGEMVLHCAPMSHGSGIVALPAVARGAVNAITGSASFDVDNLLSTVEQLKVSHIAFMAPTQIIRMLEDHVPGRHDLSSLQAICYGGAPIYVEQLKRAMEAFGPIFVQLYGQGEAPITITGMSRERHAELLAANDPRIGSAGQVRTDVEALCIDADGNPLPAGQAGEVVVRGDVVMPGYWNNPEASAEALRGGWLHTGDIGYFDEHGYLFLLDRAKDMVISGGNNIYPREVEEVIILHPAVANCVVFGIPDAYWGEAVHAVVVPKPGEALTAQDIIAFCGEHLAGYKKPKAVDFVDDLPVSGYGKILRREVRDRYWQGHSGRIGGGAAVEAKPHRASEA; encoded by the coding sequence ATGGGCGCGAATGCGCCCTCTTCCGCCGATCGGCAAGCTGACGGCGGCACGGTGAACAGCTTCGCGTTCCTCGAGAAGTCCGCCCGGCGCCGCCCGGATGGGCTTGCCCTACTGCAGGGAGAGGAACGGCTGACCTATCGCGAGTTTCGCGACCGGGCCCTTGCCATAGGCGGCAATCTGCTGGCGATGGGCTGCGAACCGGGCGACCGCGTAGCTTTCTGCCTCGCCAATTCACCCCGCATCATGGAAGTGATCTTCGGCTGCTTTGCCGCTGGGCTGGTCGTGGTGCCGGTCAATGCACGGCTGCATTCCCGGGAAATGGCTTATATCGTGCAGGATAGCGGCGCGAAGATCCTGATCCACGGGCCGGAATACCAGGACGGGATCATGGCCCACGCCGCCCTGTTCGGCACGGTGGCCCGCATCTGCACCGCGCCCGCCGAAGGAACGAAGCCATTCGCCGCGCTGATCGACCCGGCAGATGCCCTTGCCGCCGCCGTCGAAGCCGCGCCGGAAGATCTGTGCTGGCTGTTCTACACCTCCGGCACCACCGGCAAGCCCAAAGGGGCGATGTGGAACCACCGCATGGTCCGCTGCGTGATCATGAATTACCTGGCCGACCTGCACAATATCCAGCCGGGCGAGATGGTGCTGCATTGCGCGCCGATGTCGCATGGCAGCGGCATCGTCGCCCTGCCCGCCGTGGCGCGCGGCGCCGTCAACGCCATCACCGGCAGCGCGAGCTTCGATGTCGACAATCTGCTGTCCACGGTCGAGCAGCTGAAGGTTTCTCATATCGCCTTCATGGCCCCCACCCAGATCATCCGGATGCTGGAGGACCATGTGCCGGGCCGCCACGACCTCTCCAGCCTGCAGGCGATCTGCTACGGCGGCGCGCCGATCTATGTCGAGCAGCTCAAAAGGGCGATGGAGGCGTTCGGCCCGATCTTCGTCCAGCTCTACGGCCAGGGCGAAGCGCCGATCACGATCACCGGCATGAGCCGCGAACGCCATGCGGAACTGCTGGCGGCGAACGATCCGCGCATCGGCTCCGCCGGGCAGGTCCGCACCGATGTGGAAGCGCTCTGCATCGATGCCGATGGCAACCCGCTGCCCGCAGGTCAGGCGGGAGAGGTGGTCGTCCGCGGCGATGTCGTGATGCCGGGATACTGGAACAATCCGGAAGCCAGCGCGGAAGCCCTGCGGGGCGGATGGCTGCATACCGGGGACATCGGCTATTTCGACGAGCACGGCTATCTCTTCCTGCTCGACCGCGCCAAGGACATGGTGATCTCCGGCGGCAACAACATCTATCCGCGCGAGGTCGAGGAAGTGATCATCCTGCATCCGGCGGTCGCCAATTGCGTCGTGTTCGGCATTCCGGATGCCTACTGGGGCGAGGCGGTTCACGCGGTAGTCGTCCCCAAGCCGGGCGAGGCCCTGACGGCGCAGGACATCATCGCCTTCTGCGGCGAGCACCTGGCCGGCTACAAGAAGCCCAAGGCCGTGGACTTCGTCGATGATCTGCCGGTCAGCGGCTATGGCAAGATCCTGCGCCGCGAAGTGCGCGACCGATACTGGCAGGGCCATTCCGGCCGGATCGGCGGCGGCGCAGCGGTGGAGGCCAAACCGCATAGGGCAAGCGAAGCATGA
- a CDS encoding Zn-ribbon domain-containing OB-fold protein encodes MNLPKIVSEFRDGLAAGELLVQNCNECGKPNMWPRYACPHCQSENLGWLKSAGKGTLHSFCVLRQGAPEGFEADIPYAIGVVKLDEGVQLAVRLQPEGEEDWSAYRCDDRVEFVGKEDGRECALFRRSAS; translated from the coding sequence ATGAACCTGCCCAAGATCGTTTCCGAATTCCGCGACGGCCTCGCCGCCGGCGAATTGCTGGTCCAGAACTGCAATGAGTGCGGCAAGCCGAACATGTGGCCGCGCTATGCCTGCCCGCATTGCCAGTCCGAAAATCTCGGCTGGCTGAAATCGGCGGGCAAAGGCACGCTGCACAGCTTCTGCGTGCTGCGGCAGGGCGCGCCCGAAGGCTTCGAGGCCGACATCCCCTACGCCATCGGCGTGGTGAAGCTCGACGAAGGGGTTCAGCTCGCGGTCCGCCTCCAGCCCGAAGGCGAGGAGGACTGGTCAGCCTATCGCTGCGACGACAGGGTCGAATTCGTAGGCAAGGAAGATGGGCGCGAATGCGCCCTCTTCCGCCGATCGGCAAGCTGA
- a CDS encoding thiolase family protein, with protein MAENWTLHTSPGAANDPVFVGVGEIRTGRFPERGFVEALTRVAILALKDAGMVPRDIDTILLIPNLHSAADQADLVFSRMVEELGIHGSCKSSYMVHSGGSTSDNAVRAAHGLIAAGHAQNVLVLQCERWGSADLNEMITMLSKNGIPGEWELPTGIQFNAIGAMITRRYMHASGSTPEEMAAICVTLRNWANLNENAMFYEKPLTVERVLSSQMVADPLHAFECPPMADGACAFVVTSTENAKKRGIGHAVRLAGSGGCVSHYCLSQEPDQAVLGWPLAAERAWNQSGWGPQDADLLEIYDSYAAVTAIALEGIGIAPKGEGARWIAAGNGDPGGRLPLNTNGGLLSAGHTGVGGGTALLVEGIRQLLHRAPPKRQIEECRRAIIGGTGGSYMDAQVLLLERTKLGA; from the coding sequence ATGGCTGAAAACTGGACTTTACACACCTCGCCCGGGGCGGCCAACGACCCGGTCTTCGTCGGGGTCGGCGAAATCAGGACCGGCCGGTTTCCGGAACGCGGCTTCGTCGAGGCGCTGACCCGGGTGGCGATCCTCGCGCTCAAGGATGCGGGGATGGTCCCGCGCGACATCGATACCATCCTGCTGATCCCCAACCTGCATTCGGCGGCGGACCAGGCCGATCTGGTGTTCTCCCGCATGGTCGAGGAACTGGGTATCCACGGTAGCTGCAAATCCAGCTACATGGTGCATTCCGGAGGCTCGACCAGCGACAATGCGGTGCGCGCGGCCCATGGCCTGATCGCTGCCGGGCATGCCCAGAACGTGCTGGTCCTGCAATGCGAGCGCTGGGGCTCGGCCGACCTCAACGAAATGATCACCATGCTGTCGAAGAACGGCATCCCCGGCGAATGGGAATTGCCGACGGGCATCCAGTTCAACGCCATCGGCGCGATGATAACCCGCCGCTACATGCATGCCTCGGGCAGCACGCCGGAGGAAATGGCCGCGATTTGCGTAACCCTGCGCAACTGGGCCAATCTCAACGAGAACGCGATGTTCTACGAGAAGCCGCTGACGGTGGAGCGCGTGCTGTCCTCGCAGATGGTCGCCGATCCGCTGCATGCCTTCGAATGCCCGCCGATGGCGGATGGCGCCTGCGCCTTCGTCGTGACCAGCACGGAAAATGCGAAGAAGCGCGGCATCGGCCACGCCGTGCGCCTGGCGGGGTCCGGCGGCTGCGTCAGCCATTACTGCCTCAGCCAGGAACCCGACCAGGCCGTGCTGGGCTGGCCGCTGGCCGCCGAACGCGCCTGGAACCAGTCCGGCTGGGGTCCGCAGGATGCGGATCTGCTGGAAATCTACGACAGCTATGCGGCGGTGACCGCCATCGCGCTCGAAGGCATCGGCATCGCGCCCAAGGGCGAAGGTGCGCGCTGGATCGCCGCCGGCAATGGCGATCCGGGCGGCAGGCTGCCGCTCAACACCAATGGCGGCTTGCTGTCGGCCGGGCATACCGGCGTCGGCGGCGGCACCGCCCTGCTGGTCGAAGGCATCCGGCAATTGCTCCATCGCGCACCGCCGAAACGCCAGATCGAGGAATGCCGGCGCGCCATCATCGGCGGAACCGGCGGCAGCTACATGGATGCGCAGGTCCTGCTGCTCGAACGCACGAAACTGGGGGCCTGA
- a CDS encoding MaoC/PaaZ C-terminal domain-containing protein encodes MTGRSFTDPQPKWFEDFEPGDTMTTRGRTVDIGDITAFAGLTGDHYQLHTDGAFMESSRFGQRIAHGPLTFSIAVGLIGLSGFYGDAIAALVEITGLKATKPVFAGDTLHVVGSVEVLEASGPKYGTLGVRYSVRNQSGEEVMTFLQTMLAKRRSSE; translated from the coding sequence ATGACTGGACGCAGCTTTACCGATCCCCAGCCGAAGTGGTTCGAGGATTTCGAACCGGGCGACACCATGACCACGCGCGGGCGCACGGTCGACATCGGCGATATCACCGCCTTCGCCGGCCTCACCGGGGATCATTACCAACTGCACACCGACGGCGCTTTCATGGAAAGCAGCCGCTTCGGGCAGCGCATCGCGCACGGCCCCCTGACCTTTTCCATCGCGGTGGGGCTGATCGGCCTGAGCGGATTCTACGGCGACGCTATCGCCGCGCTGGTCGAAATCACCGGACTGAAGGCAACGAAGCCGGTCTTCGCCGGAGACACCCTGCACGTGGTCGGCAGCGTCGAGGTGCTGGAAGCGAGCGGCCCGAAATACGGCACGCTGGGGGTGCGGTATTCGGTCCGCAACCAGAGTGGCGAGGAAGTGATGACCTTCCTCCAGACGATGCTGGCCAAGCGCCGGTCGTCTGAATGA
- a CDS encoding TetR/AcrR family transcriptional regulator, whose translation MADAPSSGGTRGSRETIMNVAMQLFGKQGYTGTSMRDIANAVGVLPGSLYAHIQSKEALLVDIVADGIGRFIAAVEPHAKGPDSPLDRLRRMIVAHVEVVADNPERSLVVFHQWRFLGADNLPAAIERRRDYERSFISVVEEGVELGLFRPDLNKRIAVFTILGALNWTPEWFSPGGPLTATQAGALMADTLLDGLRSH comes from the coding sequence ATGGCTGATGCGCCTTCATCCGGCGGCACGCGCGGCTCTCGCGAGACGATCATGAATGTCGCCATGCAGCTCTTCGGCAAGCAGGGCTACACCGGCACGTCGATGCGGGATATCGCCAATGCGGTCGGTGTCCTCCCGGGCAGCCTCTACGCCCATATCCAGAGCAAGGAAGCCTTGCTGGTCGATATCGTCGCCGACGGCATCGGCCGCTTCATCGCGGCGGTGGAGCCTCATGCGAAGGGCCCGGATTCCCCGCTCGATCGCCTGCGCCGGATGATCGTGGCCCATGTCGAGGTGGTGGCCGACAACCCGGAACGCTCGCTCGTGGTCTTCCATCAATGGCGTTTCCTGGGAGCGGACAACCTGCCCGCCGCCATCGAACGGCGCCGCGACTATGAGCGCAGCTTCATCTCGGTGGTGGAGGAAGGCGTGGAACTGGGGCTGTTCCGGCCGGACCTCAACAAGCGGATCGCCGTGTTCACCATTCTGGGCGCCTTGAACTGGACGCCGGAATGGTTCTCACCCGGCGGCCCGCTGACGGCGACGCAGGCTGGCGCGCTCATGGCCGATACGCTGCTGGACGGCCTGCGGTCCCACTGA
- a CDS encoding acyl-CoA dehydrogenase family protein, translating to MDFSFNDEQRMWRDVVYSFMDREFPREVLRKHDQSREFPEELYRKMAAEGWLGLLIPEEHGGLGMDRDPVMFAIFCEAIGKDSLDTAACIMTSMFTATNVSRHGTEAQRKRYLEPFLRGEAKFSISISEPQSGSDAAGARSTARLEGDEWIVNGNKVWCSGAHLPNTCIAMMLRTGPGRYDFSVLLIPNDTPGLEIQKMDTLVRRSLGTTSLFMDNLRLPRDALLGEVNKGWQYIGEHLDFERLSIASSQVGNAQTALDDTARYLGERSAFGKKLSDFQVLKHRMAEDRARLSAAWYLVYAAASQMGRGEKATALVAQAKLIASQTLFDIAFNGMQALGGYAQLPEYDMERYFREAKHGMVGGGTNEILRSIVARSMGL from the coding sequence ATGGACTTCAGTTTCAACGACGAACAGCGGATGTGGCGCGATGTCGTCTACAGCTTCATGGACCGCGAATTTCCGCGCGAGGTTCTGCGCAAGCACGACCAGAGCCGCGAATTTCCCGAAGAGCTTTATCGCAAGATGGCGGCGGAAGGCTGGCTCGGCCTGCTGATCCCGGAGGAGCATGGCGGCCTCGGCATGGATCGGGACCCGGTGATGTTCGCCATCTTCTGCGAGGCGATCGGCAAGGACAGCCTGGACACGGCCGCCTGCATCATGACCTCCATGTTCACCGCGACCAACGTCTCCCGTCACGGGACGGAGGCGCAGCGCAAGCGCTATCTCGAGCCGTTCCTGCGCGGGGAAGCGAAGTTTTCCATCTCCATCAGCGAGCCGCAATCCGGCTCCGACGCCGCAGGGGCGCGCTCGACCGCCAGGCTGGAAGGTGACGAATGGATCGTCAACGGCAACAAGGTGTGGTGCTCCGGGGCGCACCTGCCCAACACCTGCATCGCGATGATGCTGCGCACCGGCCCCGGGCGCTACGATTTCAGCGTGCTGCTGATCCCCAATGACACGCCGGGCCTCGAGATCCAGAAGATGGACACGCTGGTGCGCCGTTCGCTGGGCACCACCTCCCTGTTCATGGACAATCTGCGCCTGCCCAGGGACGCCTTGCTCGGCGAGGTTAACAAGGGCTGGCAATATATCGGCGAGCATCTGGATTTCGAGCGCCTGTCCATCGCCTCCTCGCAGGTCGGCAATGCCCAGACCGCGCTGGACGATACGGCAAGATATCTCGGCGAGCGGAGCGCCTTCGGGAAGAAGCTCTCGGATTTCCAGGTGCTGAAGCACCGCATGGCCGAAGACCGCGCCCGGCTGTCCGCCGCCTGGTATCTCGTCTATGCCGCCGCCTCGCAGATGGGGCGCGGAGAAAAGGCAACGGCCCTGGTGGCGCAAGCGAAGCTGATCGCGTCGCAAACGCTGTTCGACATCGCATTCAACGGCATGCAGGCATTGGGCGGCTATGCGCAATTGCCCGAATACGACATGGAACGCTATTTCCGCGAGGCGAAGCACGGCATGGTCGGTGGCGGAACGAACGAGATCCTCAGGAGCATTGTCGCCAGGTCGATGGGGCTCTAG
- a CDS encoding class I adenylate-forming enzyme family protein yields the protein MEDPAERRRAIEARHPVWLPLTIAGLQDRAAADFARRPQIVTADRVLSYAEVQAESRRIASGLIAAGLRPGEHVALIMANFPEFVPVKLAIARAGGVCVPVNFLLRSQELAYVLSQSDSRFLIAMDAFRGHDYLTDLASIRPGLPELRSLFALPTGEACSRAAPSLRDLADMANPQSDAELARREAVADGQAISDIIYTSGTTGRPKGVLLTHDMVLRAAYSSALTRSFEDGRRIQYAMPMYHVFGYVECFVASLFVGGAIVPHPVFEPEQMLDWAERLETTDLICVPLMTRRLIELARERGFHAPSLLAVFNSGGVNPPEIWAEIREVLGAKEVHTGYGMSETTASTVCTHTEDGDARLIESNGREKLAGAAGDPELGGRVAIYRVVDPRTGAPLPCNTDGELQARGPVVTAGYYNKPEETRAAFTPDGWLRTGDVGRLSDDGCLTLTGRIKESFRCGGEMVMPREIELLFEGYPGIAQALVVGVPDGKMGEVGCLCVVAGEGDRPDDDELLDHCARRLARFKVPRHVLWLAAGDIPLTVTGRPQKFRLAKLAIRRIEEREDNVH from the coding sequence GTGGAAGACCCGGCTGAAAGGCGCAGGGCAATCGAGGCGCGCCATCCGGTGTGGCTGCCGCTCACCATAGCCGGATTGCAAGACAGGGCGGCAGCGGATTTTGCCCGGCGCCCGCAGATCGTCACCGCGGATCGGGTCCTGAGCTATGCCGAAGTGCAGGCCGAAAGCCGCAGGATCGCGTCGGGACTGATCGCCGCCGGGCTGCGCCCGGGCGAGCATGTCGCCCTTATCATGGCGAACTTTCCGGAATTCGTGCCGGTGAAGCTGGCCATCGCGCGGGCGGGCGGGGTCTGCGTTCCCGTGAACTTCCTGCTGCGCAGCCAGGAACTGGCCTATGTGCTGAGCCAGTCGGACAGCCGCTTCCTGATCGCGATGGATGCGTTTCGCGGGCACGATTATCTCACGGACCTCGCCTCCATTCGCCCTGGCCTGCCGGAACTGCGCAGCCTCTTCGCCCTGCCCACCGGCGAGGCCTGTTCCCGGGCCGCCCCTTCGCTGCGCGATCTGGCGGACATGGCCAATCCGCAAAGCGATGCCGAACTGGCCCGGCGTGAGGCTGTGGCGGATGGGCAGGCCATATCCGACATCATCTATACCTCGGGCACCACCGGCCGCCCCAAGGGGGTGTTGCTGACCCATGACATGGTCCTGCGCGCCGCCTATTCCTCCGCGCTTACCCGGTCGTTCGAGGATGGCCGGCGCATCCAGTACGCGATGCCGATGTATCACGTGTTCGGCTACGTCGAATGCTTCGTCGCCAGCCTGTTCGTGGGTGGCGCCATCGTTCCCCATCCGGTGTTCGAGCCGGAGCAGATGCTGGATTGGGCGGAAAGGCTGGAAACGACCGATCTGATCTGCGTCCCCCTGATGACCCGACGATTGATCGAGCTTGCCCGCGAAAGGGGATTCCATGCGCCTTCGCTGCTGGCCGTGTTCAACAGCGGCGGCGTCAATCCGCCGGAGATCTGGGCGGAGATACGCGAGGTTCTGGGCGCGAAGGAAGTCCACACCGGCTACGGCATGTCCGAAACCACCGCATCCACCGTATGCACGCATACGGAAGATGGCGATGCGCGGCTGATCGAATCCAACGGGCGCGAGAAGCTGGCGGGTGCGGCGGGCGATCCGGAGCTAGGCGGCAGGGTGGCGATCTATCGGGTGGTCGATCCGCGGACCGGCGCGCCATTGCCGTGCAATACGGATGGCGAGTTGCAGGCGCGCGGGCCGGTCGTGACGGCCGGATATTACAACAAGCCGGAGGAAACGCGGGCCGCCTTCACGCCCGACGGATGGCTGCGGACCGGGGATGTCGGCCGTCTTTCGGATGACGGCTGTCTCACCCTTACGGGCCGTATCAAGGAGAGCTTCCGCTGTGGTGGGGAAATGGTCATGCCGCGCGAGATCGAGCTGCTGTTCGAAGGCTATCCGGGCATCGCCCAGGCCCTGGTCGTCGGAGTGCCTGACGGCAAGATGGGCGAGGTGGGCTGCCTGTGTGTCGTCGCGGGCGAGGGGGACCGCCCGGATGACGATGAATTACTCGATCATTGCGCGCGCCGCCTTGCGCGGTTCAAGGTTCCCCGGCATGTCCTGTGGCTTGCAGCCGGGGACATCCCGCTGACCGTGACGGGAAGGCCGCAAAAATTCAGGCTGGCGAAGCTGGCGATACGCAGGATCGAGGAGAGAGAAGACAATGTTCATTGA
- a CDS encoding antibiotic biosynthesis monooxygenase family protein, which translates to MFIERAEFPVVAGKEEELAAILKDKALAILAAAPGCASAKAGRGVEDPAKFILVLEWDRVESHTDFTKTEEFGEFVSLVRPFFAGASNMEHFKAV; encoded by the coding sequence ATGTTCATTGAACGCGCGGAATTTCCCGTTGTCGCAGGCAAGGAAGAAGAGCTTGCCGCAATTCTGAAGGACAAGGCGCTGGCGATCCTGGCGGCCGCTCCGGGATGCGCATCCGCCAAGGCAGGCCGGGGGGTGGAAGACCCTGCGAAGTTCATCCTGGTCCTCGAATGGGATCGGGTCGAATCCCACACCGATTTCACCAAGACGGAGGAATTCGGCGAATTCGTCTCGCTGGTCCGGCCGTTCTTCGCCGGCGCTTCCAACATGGAGCATTTCAAGGCCGTCTGA
- a CDS encoding enoyl-CoA hydratase/isomerase family protein, whose translation MAPRFERYRDRYENIALSRDEHGILTMRLHTQDGPMVWSASIHEQLGFCFTDIGTDRDNAVVVLTGTGAKWCEDIDAASFTLSNSRDWDVIFYEGRRLLRNLLDIEVPVISAINGPVRIHPEIPVMSDIVIAAETTVFQDAPHFMSGIVPGDGAHVVWPHLLGPNRGRYFLLMGEEIPAAEAKALGVVNELLPAGQVLDRALEIARYIAAKPPLARRYARVALTQRYKRLLEEGLPFGLAVEALAAVDALPTEGRMKDAQ comes from the coding sequence CATGCGGCTGCACACCCAGGACGGCCCGATGGTCTGGTCGGCCTCGATCCACGAGCAACTGGGCTTCTGCTTCACCGACATCGGGACGGACCGGGACAACGCCGTTGTTGTGCTGACCGGCACGGGCGCCAAATGGTGCGAGGACATCGACGCGGCCAGCTTCACCCTGTCCAACAGCCGCGACTGGGACGTGATATTCTACGAGGGGCGGCGATTGCTGCGCAATCTGCTCGACATCGAAGTGCCCGTCATTTCCGCCATCAACGGGCCGGTGCGAATCCATCCGGAAATACCCGTGATGTCGGATATCGTCATCGCCGCCGAAACCACCGTGTTCCAGGATGCGCCGCATTTCATGTCCGGGATCGTTCCCGGCGATGGCGCGCATGTGGTCTGGCCGCATCTGCTCGGCCCCAACCGGGGCCGCTATTTCCTGCTGATGGGGGAGGAAATCCCGGCCGCGGAGGCAAAGGCCCTGGGCGTGGTCAACGAGCTTCTCCCCGCCGGCCAGGTGCTGGACCGCGCGCTGGAGATCGCGCGCTATATCGCCGCGAAGCCGCCGCTCGCCCGCCGCTATGCGCGCGTCGCGCTGACCCAGCGATACAAGCGCCTGCTGGAGGAAGGGCTGCCCTTCGGCCTGGCCGTGGAAGCGCTGGCCGCCGTCGATGCGCTGCCGACCGAGGGCCGGATGAAGGACGCGCAATAG